CCTATCATCTCTATGTCGTAGCATTCGAGGGATCTATCTCCAAACTTACCTTTAACAGAACCTACCATAGCCACCGATTCAGGGTGGGAAAAACTGGCCTTAAGCTCCTGACAGGAGAAATCCAGCGATTGATCGCTCCATTTTCCGTAGGCCTTTACGTTACCCCACATCCTGGCGGAGTTTCCCTTGTAATCCCCTTCACACTTGTCGGAAGTAATGGTTAAGTCGTCCCTTTTCAGCGTGACGTTGCCGCTTCCCTGTAACAGGCCGGTTTTTGTGTCAAAGTTCATATTTTCAGCTGTCAGTCGAACCTTAGATGAAATCACATCACCATGACACATAGAAACTCCTAGAGTCAATGAAAGAATAAAAAACAGCAAAAACGACTTGATTTTAGCCATCTAGATTACCGCTCTCTACCCCAGCAGGAACCCAACCAGATTTTCCTATAGATTCCACAACATCCTCTACCTGAAGCCTGGAGTAGAACCCTCTATCGGCAATTTTTTTAATGGCCCTTACTATTATCTCCTCGCCATACCAATGCTGCACTGAATTGGAAAAAGTCTCCCCTGGCTCCCCTCTTCCTCGCCTACGACAGAACACGACGTAAGGGCCTCTTCCTCCTACGGGAACTTTATTCTGTCTTATAAAGGATCGGGTCAATTTACGACTATCCACCAACATAGGATCCAAGGCGAAGCGAGCGTCCTCGGCGTCCTCAAACAGATGGGCTATTCTCTCGTAGTTGGCTATCTCCACGGAGAGCACATCTAAAAAATGATCCTCAAGACGAATGGAGTGATCCTGCACAGCTACCGCCACCTTCCCTGTAAAATATAGACCATAGGATTATATAGCAAAAGGCTCTCTATGACAGAGAGCCTCTCTAAAAACATCCCCTAGTCGGAGTAATCACCGCCATCGTTTGTTTTAGTGTTAGGGGCTTTATCGGGACCATAATCCCCTCTGGACGCGGTTATTTTACGGTCAGGAAGGGGATTCCAGCTTTCCCTGGAGGCCATTCTCTCCCTCACTATCTCGGCGGTACCTTCAGCCTTAAAGGCCTTTATAAACCTCTCCGCCCACCACTGGGTCTCCTCCAGTATGAGCTCGATTCTGTCCTCTGGAAGATTGGCGATTTTCTCCGCAAAAGGCAGGTTGGCCTTTTTGTAGTTGCCGTCTTTACGGCTGAATCCCTGAGCGTCACACCAGGCGACTATTTCGTTCCATAGGGATAGGGGAATACCTTTATCCGGCTCTTTTACGTAGCTGTCTCCCTCTATGATAGCGTTACCGGTCTCCTGGTCCATCTTTATGCCGAAGAGGACGTTCTGAAAAAGGGTGGCTACGTTGCCTTTGTTTATGCCAAAATCGGAGAACTCAGCGCATTTGTGGATCGCCGTACCGGATATGCCGTGCTGAGCTATTGATACGCCGTACTGGGATATGGCATCGGCTATCTCTTTAGTTCTGTTGAGATCTATGCCCTCGGCCTGCCCCTGAGATGAATCGTAGGTGCCGTGAAGGCTCCCGTTGGAGATGGCCAGGAGGTCGGGAAATATGCCCCAGGAGTTCAATCCACCGATAAAGTAGAGGGCCTCCTCCACCGAAGAGAGCTCTCCAGCACCTTTTATCTCTCCGACCTCGACCTCAAGACCGAAGTAGGGAGGTACGT
The sequence above is a segment of the Dethiosulfovibrio salsuginis genome. Coding sequences within it:
- a CDS encoding class II fructose-bisphosphate aldolase, with the protein product MTKNKVFLDKRPLNVRARWSNEDVALVSGRDVFGAMKEKGAIALAANARHPLTAKGVLRAAKKLDAAVLIEIAKSEANYCGSNFDTLSEASVRASSEIGHGAVFALHVDHYGIKGEPDVLKAVKQIGDIVKNGWTSIAIDASHLPDWENLCATRDVAMHVPPYFGLEVEVGEIKGAGELSSVEEALYFIGGLNSWGIFPDLLAISNGSLHGTYDSSQGQAEGIDLNRTKEIADAISQYGVSIAQHGISGTAIHKCAEFSDFGINKGNVATLFQNVLFGIKMDQETGNAIIEGDSYVKEPDKGIPLSLWNEIVAWCDAQGFSRKDGNYKKANLPFAEKIANLPEDRIELILEETQWWAERFIKAFKAEGTAEIVRERMASRESWNPLPDRKITASRGDYGPDKAPNTKTNDGGDYSD